A region of Acidobacteriota bacterium DNA encodes the following proteins:
- a CDS encoding IMP dehydrogenase: MASGFDALADLVRGATFDDFLLRPQYSVIERRDPSAIDLSCRFSTHITLKRPLVSANMDTVTRAPMAIVQAEEGGLGIIDRGFRSGDIEPQVREVEKVKRMQHIIIRDPYAVTPETPLAAAATLMRRARAGTLVVIDAERRLKGLLTERDVRFVDTKQGVVASRMTPVAALVTGRGELTLAAAERVMVERKVKKLPLVDDAGVLIGLITAKDIDRQERLPFATRDAQGRLRVGAAIGATGDYLERAAELVKAQVDVIVIDIAHGHSTVMGKAIEAFRKGFPNAELVAGNVATAEGVRFLAERGVNAVKVGIGPGGGCTTRLTTSFGVPQLQALVECRQGAGENGVPLIADGGIKRHGAILEALLFGGDTVMLGSMFAGTEETPGDVVQKPVVLPDQQRSVKVPFKVLRGMASIQAIRDRLDVEDDEVVDLEALGAEGTEISVPARGSVRPIIQDILKHLCSSISYGGARSLDELRQLFRDDPMRYLVKLSASSKRESYER, from the coding sequence ATGGCTTCAGGCTTCGACGCCCTCGCTGACCTGGTGCGCGGCGCCACCTTCGACGACTTCCTGCTGCGACCGCAGTACAGCGTGATCGAGCGCCGCGACCCCTCGGCGATTGACCTGTCGTGCCGCTTCTCGACGCACATCACGCTCAAGCGGCCGCTGGTGTCGGCCAACATGGATACCGTCACCCGCGCGCCGATGGCGATCGTGCAGGCCGAGGAAGGCGGCCTCGGCATCATCGACCGCGGCTTCAGGAGCGGCGACATCGAGCCGCAGGTGCGCGAGGTCGAGAAGGTCAAGCGGATGCAGCACATCATCATCCGCGATCCCTATGCCGTGACCCCAGAGACGCCGCTGGCCGCCGCAGCGACGCTGATGCGGCGCGCACGGGCCGGCACGCTGGTGGTGATCGACGCCGAACGCCGGCTCAAGGGACTGCTGACCGAGCGGGACGTGCGTTTCGTCGATACGAAGCAGGGCGTGGTGGCCTCGCGCATGACCCCGGTCGCAGCCCTGGTCACCGGCCGCGGCGAGTTGACGCTGGCCGCCGCCGAACGGGTGATGGTCGAGCGCAAGGTGAAGAAGCTGCCGCTGGTCGATGACGCCGGTGTCCTGATCGGCCTCATCACCGCCAAGGACATCGACCGCCAGGAACGGCTGCCCTTTGCCACCCGCGACGCCCAGGGCCGCTTGCGCGTCGGCGCCGCCATTGGCGCCACCGGCGACTACCTGGAGCGCGCCGCCGAGCTGGTGAAGGCGCAGGTCGACGTCATTGTCATCGACATCGCCCACGGCCACTCCACGGTCATGGGCAAGGCCATCGAGGCATTTCGCAAGGGGTTCCCCAATGCGGAGCTGGTCGCAGGCAACGTCGCCACGGCCGAGGGCGTGCGGTTTCTCGCCGAGCGCGGCGTCAACGCCGTCAAGGTGGGCATCGGGCCCGGCGGTGGCTGCACGACGCGGCTCACCACCAGCTTCGGCGTGCCGCAGCTGCAGGCGCTCGTCGAGTGCCGGCAGGGCGCCGGCGAGAACGGCGTGCCGCTCATCGCCGACGGCGGCATCAAGCGCCACGGCGCGATCCTCGAGGCGCTGCTCTTTGGCGGCGATACCGTCATGCTCGGCAGCATGTTTGCCGGCACCGAAGAGACCCCCGGCGACGTGGTGCAAAAGCCCGTCGTGCTGCCCGATCAACAACGCTCGGTGAAGGTGCCGTTCAAGGTGTTGCGCGGCATGGCGTCGATCCAGGCGATTCGCGATCGGCTCGACGTTGAAGACGACGAGGTGGTGGACCTGGAGGCGCTCGGCGCCGAAGGGACCGAGATCAGCGTGCCGGCGCGCGGGTCGGTGCGGCCGATCATCCAGGACATCCTGAAACACCTGTGTTCGTCGATCAGCTACGGCGGCGCCCGGAGCCTCGATGAACTGCGGCAGTTGTTTCGCGATGACCCGATGCGCTACCTGGTGAAGCTCTCCGCTTCGTCGAAGCGAGAGAGCTATGAGCGGTAA
- a CDS encoding Gfo/Idh/MocA family oxidoreductase, with product MLRWGILGTARINRRVIPAIRLAPRSELVAIASRTRPRAEAYAAEWQIPRACAGYQALVDDPAIDAVYIPLPNTEHVPWTLAAVAAGKHVLCEKPMALDPDDVDHIHAAAATAKVVVEEGYMYRHEPLTAKVQDLVHSGALGTVRAIVSGFTFALTNATDPRLDPALGGGSLWDVGCYPVTYASLLAGRDPKMVFGSAHWHATGVDEEFMGMLRFPGGTTATIYSGFRAALRTWLEVIGSEGSLTVPNPFKPGIRETLELERHGRIEAIEVAGSPELFVRQIEHFEHSALDGAPSVVTLADSRAAAATLSALLDSARDSTALYPA from the coding sequence ATGCTGCGCTGGGGCATTCTCGGCACGGCCCGGATCAACCGGCGGGTGATCCCGGCCATCCGGCTGGCCCCGCGCAGCGAGCTCGTCGCCATCGCGAGCCGCACCCGGCCGCGCGCCGAGGCGTACGCGGCCGAGTGGCAGATCCCCAGGGCCTGTGCCGGCTACCAGGCGCTCGTCGACGATCCGGCGATCGACGCCGTCTACATTCCGCTGCCCAACACCGAGCATGTGCCGTGGACGCTGGCGGCCGTGGCCGCCGGCAAGCACGTGTTGTGCGAAAAGCCGATGGCCCTCGACCCGGACGATGTCGACCATATCCACGCCGCGGCAGCGACCGCGAAGGTCGTCGTCGAAGAGGGCTACATGTACCGGCACGAGCCGCTCACGGCGAAGGTGCAGGACCTCGTGCACAGCGGCGCCCTCGGCACCGTCCGCGCCATTGTCTCGGGCTTTACGTTCGCCTTGACGAACGCGACCGACCCGCGGCTCGATCCCGCCCTGGGCGGCGGCTCGCTCTGGGACGTGGGCTGCTACCCCGTGACCTACGCCAGCCTGCTGGCCGGCCGCGACCCCAAGATGGTGTTTGGCTCGGCGCATTGGCACGCGACGGGCGTGGACGAAGAGTTCATGGGCATGCTGCGCTTTCCGGGAGGCACCACCGCCACCATCTATTCGGGCTTCCGCGCGGCGCTGCGCACCTGGCTCGAGGTGATCGGCAGCGAGGGTTCGCTGACCGTGCCCAATCCCTTCAAGCCGGGCATCCGCGAGACGCTGGAACTGGAGCGCCACGGGCGGATTGAAGCGATCGAGGTGGCCGGCTCGCCCGAGTTGTTCGTGCGCCAGATCGAGCATTTCGAGCACTCGGCGCTGGACGGCGCGCCGTCGGTGGTGACGCTGGCCGACAGCCGCGCCGCGGCGGCGACCCTGTCAGCCCTGCTCGACTCGGCACGCGACAGCACGGCGTTGTATCCTGCATAG
- a CDS encoding ABC transporter permease, with product MDRFTQDLRHALRMLLKTPVFTTVVIFTLAVGIGANTAMFSIVNGVLLQGLPFRDADRIVDINEVERRDPAGGGAIAPATFLDWQEMSTTLEAMSAYAPRTFNVAPAAGEPERMRGAVTSTAFFDVLGVSPLLGRQFTRNDAEPGQGQNVVLSYGLWQRYFSASPDVINQPVRLNGQPFTVIGVMPATLNFPQNAQFWIPASYDVPGCGGPSGDPRGQRGMHCLRGIARIKAGTSLQQANAELKTISDQLAKQYPEDASNFIGVATPLQDQLVGSARTPLLVLLGAVACVLLIVVANVANLLMARATVRAREFAIRAALGANRSALIRQLLTESVVIALVGGVLGVLLAFWSVDLILALDPGEVPRVAPIGVDGRALTFAFALSLVTGVLFGVVPAWQASKPQLQSTLKDNTRGATGDGHQHLARAGLVLAEVSISLVLLVGAGLLFRSLMTLMDTPLGFTTSRMLTMAVAPTGENYRSPGQFLGYWQQVLERVRAVPGVEQVALSSMLPLGGGINVLTYQAEGKPEVPPNQQPLSYYVDTSPGYFGTMGIPVLRGREFTEQDATENPRTILINEAMARREFPDSDPLGRRFSFGPGEDGTPQWVEIVGVVGNVRQYRADQDPVPMTYAPYTAAPGRAQNLMIRTKGDPLAAAGAVRTALQALDPSLPVSPPRTLDAVVGASLTQRKFNMTLLIVFAGIALVLALAGIYGTVAYSVAQRTQEIGIRVALGATSREILNLVLFSALKPVAAGLVVGVVASLALTRTLERLVYGISTTDPMTFISLPLLLAVVAFIAGLLPAMRATRVDPLEALRVD from the coding sequence ATGGATCGTTTCACACAAGATCTTCGTCACGCCCTCCGAATGCTGTTGAAGACCCCGGTCTTCACCACCGTCGTCATTTTCACGCTGGCCGTCGGCATCGGCGCCAACACGGCCATGTTCAGCATCGTCAATGGCGTCCTGCTGCAGGGGTTGCCGTTTCGCGACGCCGACCGCATTGTCGACATCAACGAAGTGGAGCGCCGCGACCCGGCGGGCGGCGGGGCGATTGCCCCGGCTACCTTCCTGGATTGGCAAGAAATGTCGACGACGCTCGAGGCCATGAGCGCGTATGCGCCCCGCACCTTCAACGTCGCGCCGGCGGCGGGGGAGCCGGAACGGATGCGTGGCGCGGTGACCTCGACGGCCTTCTTCGACGTGCTCGGCGTGTCGCCGCTGCTCGGGCGTCAGTTCACGCGCAACGACGCCGAACCCGGCCAGGGGCAAAACGTGGTGCTGAGCTACGGGTTGTGGCAGCGCTACTTTTCAGCATCGCCAGACGTGATCAACCAGCCGGTGCGGCTGAACGGCCAACCCTTCACGGTGATCGGCGTCATGCCAGCCACGCTCAACTTTCCGCAGAACGCGCAGTTCTGGATTCCGGCGTCGTACGACGTGCCGGGGTGCGGCGGCCCGTCGGGCGACCCGCGCGGCCAGCGCGGCATGCACTGCCTGCGCGGCATCGCGCGCATCAAGGCCGGCACGTCGCTGCAGCAGGCCAACGCCGAGTTGAAGACGATCTCGGATCAGTTGGCCAAGCAGTATCCCGAGGACGCCTCCAACTTCATTGGGGTGGCCACGCCCCTGCAGGATCAGCTGGTCGGCTCGGCGCGCACGCCGCTGCTGGTGCTGCTCGGCGCCGTGGCGTGCGTGCTGCTGATTGTCGTAGCCAACGTGGCGAACCTGTTGATGGCGCGCGCGACGGTGCGCGCGCGCGAGTTCGCCATCCGTGCCGCGCTCGGCGCCAACCGGTCGGCCCTGATCCGGCAACTGCTGACTGAAAGCGTGGTCATTGCCCTGGTCGGCGGCGTGCTTGGCGTGCTGCTGGCGTTCTGGAGCGTGGACCTGATCCTGGCGCTCGACCCTGGTGAGGTGCCGCGGGTCGCGCCGATCGGCGTCGATGGCCGCGCGCTGACGTTCGCGTTCGCGCTCTCGCTGGTCACGGGAGTCCTGTTCGGGGTGGTGCCGGCGTGGCAGGCCTCGAAGCCGCAGTTGCAGAGCACGCTCAAGGACAACACGCGCGGGGCCACTGGCGACGGTCACCAGCACCTGGCGCGCGCCGGGCTGGTGCTGGCCGAGGTGTCGATCTCGCTGGTGCTGCTGGTCGGCGCCGGCCTGCTGTTCCGCAGCCTGATGACGCTGATGGATACGCCGCTCGGGTTCACCACGTCGCGCATGCTGACCATGGCGGTGGCGCCCACCGGCGAGAACTATCGGTCGCCGGGGCAGTTCCTCGGCTACTGGCAGCAGGTCCTCGAGCGCGTGCGCGCGGTGCCGGGCGTCGAGCAGGTGGCGCTCAGCAGCATGCTGCCGCTTGGCGGCGGCATCAACGTGTTGACGTACCAGGCCGAAGGCAAGCCCGAGGTGCCGCCGAACCAGCAGCCGCTCTCGTACTACGTCGACACCAGTCCCGGGTATTTCGGCACCATGGGCATTCCGGTGCTGCGCGGCCGCGAGTTCACCGAGCAGGATGCCACCGAGAATCCGCGCACCATCCTGATCAACGAGGCGATGGCGCGGCGCGAGTTTCCTGACAGCGACCCTCTCGGCCGCCGGTTTTCGTTCGGGCCGGGCGAAGACGGCACGCCCCAGTGGGTGGAGATTGTCGGCGTGGTCGGCAACGTGCGGCAGTACCGAGCCGATCAGGATCCGGTGCCGATGACCTACGCGCCGTACACCGCCGCGCCGGGCCGGGCCCAGAACCTGATGATCCGCACGAAGGGAGACCCGCTGGCCGCGGCCGGCGCCGTGCGTACGGCGCTGCAGGCGCTCGACCCGTCGCTGCCGGTCTCGCCGCCGCGGACGCTCGATGCGGTGGTGGGTGCGTCGCTGACGCAGCGCAAGTTCAACATGACGTTGCTGATCGTGTTTGCCGGGATCGCGCTCGTGCTGGCCCTTGCCGGCATCTACGGGACGGTGGCGTATTCGGTGGCACAGCGCACGCAGGAGATCGGCATTCGCGTCGCGCTTGGCGCGACCAGCCGCGAGATCCTCAACCTGGTGCTGTTCAGCGCGCTGAAGCCGGTGGCGGCCGGGTTGGTCGTGGGCGTGGTGGCGTCGCTGGCGTTGACGCGCACGCTCGAGCGCCTGGTCTACGGCATCAGCACGACCGATCCGATGACTTTCATCTCGTTGCCGCTGCTATTGGCCGTGGTGGCATTCATCGCCGGCCTGCTGCCGGCCATGCGCGCGACCCGCGTCGATCCGCTGGAGGCGCTGCGGGTGGACTGA
- a CDS encoding TonB-dependent receptor, protein MSRFVTFVLATPFLFAVILVDSLSAQGVQTGSVTGVVRDATGLVLSSATVRAESPSQQGARVTTTDQAGAYRLAGLAPGRYTVTFEFAGLEPSASAVLVGVGAIEQVDASLKAAGVTETVTVGGVTPSLVSATSGGTRLRLAEVDALPTGRTPSLVAELAPGLTNNTPNVNQVTISGAVAYDNVFLMDGVDIGDNLFARPDDLFIEDAIDQTQVLTSAISAEYGRFSGGVVNAVTKRGGNVFSGTIRSNLSNAAWTDETPFEKTNSQERKSKMDRYYEGTFGGPLRQDRAWFFFAGRSQSSETSLTLAQTAAPVQQVDDQTRWELKITATPMTNQTVQVQYLDRRQTSVRPSLPITIDPTAIDTQDTPGHLLVANWNGVMSGRFYATAQYSQKTNHPRFGNTSTRLQDSPFLTIGRVSPGGQHFGPVYFDRTDPEDRDNDQLTGSVSYFGSRPGWGTHDLKGGFELFSLVLRGGNSQSSTGYLFNTDYASVAGRPVTEASGRVVPVWIPGATTVANTTPTRGAELDITTTAFYVQDRWTPTSRLTVDLGLRYERVSSVATGDSPAIDAQSFVPRLSAAYALNDSGRTVVSGSYAHYSGRYTSSIFGRNTPVGNAGRVTSVYNGPAGQGYDFAPAYDLTNYSVVSGSFPTANVFLEDGLHSPLTREFTVTGAQEIGAGAIRATYVWRKANSLVETFIDDPTAAGKTTVVQNGVTFGTFDNVYYRNSDAAIREYQALELQGNYRLRANWTVAGHWTRQLKNEGNFEGEAANQPGAASVLGDYPQILVEGRNFPTGRLDDYQGHKVRVWSNYQLGLGRFGSVDITPLWRYNSALTYSLAAASVPLSAIQRSRNPGYARLPGSGANGSQTLFFGGRGSQDFAGFGLVDLGVTYQVPVWKTLRPWLKLEVLNALNNDKLIGWDTTVTADASSALDADGLPTGYRPGARFGQGTSTAHYPRPRPGMTGGRTFLGAFGLRF, encoded by the coding sequence ATGTCTCGTTTTGTAACGTTTGTGCTCGCTACGCCGTTCTTATTCGCAGTCATCCTTGTCGATTCGTTGTCAGCACAGGGGGTTCAGACCGGTTCGGTCACCGGCGTCGTGCGCGACGCGACCGGGCTGGTGCTGTCGAGCGCCACCGTCCGGGCCGAGTCCCCCTCTCAGCAGGGCGCGCGGGTTACGACCACCGACCAGGCCGGCGCCTACCGGCTGGCCGGCTTGGCGCCTGGCAGGTATACGGTGACCTTTGAGTTCGCCGGCCTCGAGCCGTCTGCGAGCGCGGTCCTCGTTGGCGTCGGCGCGATCGAGCAGGTCGATGCCTCGTTGAAGGCCGCGGGCGTCACCGAGACCGTCACGGTCGGCGGCGTCACGCCGTCGCTCGTGTCGGCGACCAGCGGTGGCACGCGCCTTCGCCTCGCCGAGGTTGATGCCTTGCCGACGGGACGCACGCCGTCACTCGTGGCCGAGCTGGCACCCGGCCTCACCAACAACACCCCCAACGTCAACCAGGTCACGATCTCGGGCGCGGTCGCGTACGACAACGTCTTCCTGATGGACGGTGTCGACATCGGCGACAACCTGTTCGCCCGGCCCGACGACCTTTTCATCGAGGATGCGATTGACCAGACGCAGGTCCTGACCTCGGCCATCTCGGCCGAGTACGGCCGCTTCTCTGGCGGCGTCGTCAACGCCGTGACCAAGCGCGGCGGCAATGTCTTCTCGGGCACCATCCGCAGCAACCTGTCGAATGCCGCGTGGACCGACGAGACGCCCTTCGAGAAGACCAATTCCCAGGAACGCAAGAGCAAGATGGATCGTTACTACGAGGGCACGTTCGGCGGCCCGCTGCGCCAGGACCGGGCCTGGTTCTTCTTCGCGGGCCGCTCGCAGTCGAGCGAGACCAGCCTGACACTGGCGCAGACCGCCGCGCCGGTCCAGCAGGTCGACGACCAGACTCGCTGGGAGTTGAAGATCACCGCGACGCCGATGACCAACCAGACCGTGCAGGTGCAGTATCTCGACCGCCGCCAGACCAGCGTGCGGCCGTCGCTGCCGATTACCATCGACCCCACTGCCATTGATACGCAGGACACCCCGGGTCACCTGCTGGTGGCCAACTGGAACGGCGTGATGTCGGGCCGGTTCTACGCCACCGCGCAGTACTCGCAGAAAACCAACCACCCGCGGTTCGGCAACACCAGCACGCGGTTGCAGGATTCGCCGTTCCTGACCATCGGCCGGGTCTCGCCGGGCGGCCAGCACTTCGGCCCGGTTTACTTCGATCGCACCGATCCCGAAGATCGCGACAACGACCAGCTGACCGGCAGCGTGTCGTACTTCGGCTCGCGCCCGGGTTGGGGCACGCACGATCTCAAGGGCGGGTTCGAGCTGTTCTCGCTGGTGCTGCGCGGCGGCAACTCGCAGTCGTCCACCGGCTACCTGTTCAACACCGACTACGCCAGCGTCGCCGGCCGTCCGGTCACCGAGGCCAGCGGCCGGGTGGTGCCGGTCTGGATTCCCGGCGCCACCACCGTCGCCAACACGACGCCGACGCGCGGCGCCGAGCTCGACATCACGACGACGGCGTTCTACGTGCAGGATCGCTGGACGCCGACGTCGCGCCTGACCGTCGACCTGGGCCTGCGCTACGAGCGGGTCTCGAGCGTGGCCACCGGCGACTCGCCGGCCATCGACGCGCAGTCGTTCGTGCCGCGGCTCTCCGCCGCCTACGCCCTGAACGACAGCGGCCGCACCGTGGTGAGCGGGTCGTACGCCCACTACTCGGGCCGCTACACCTCGAGCATCTTCGGCCGGAACACGCCGGTCGGCAATGCCGGCCGCGTCACCAGCGTCTACAACGGCCCCGCGGGCCAGGGTTATGACTTCGCGCCTGCTTACGACCTGACCAACTACTCGGTCGTGTCGGGCTCGTTCCCGACCGCCAACGTCTTCCTGGAAGACGGTCTGCACTCGCCGCTGACCCGCGAGTTCACCGTGACGGGCGCGCAGGAGATTGGCGCGGGCGCGATTCGCGCCACCTACGTCTGGCGCAAGGCCAACAGTCTGGTCGAAACATTCATCGACGACCCGACGGCCGCCGGCAAGACCACCGTCGTCCAGAACGGCGTGACCTTCGGCACGTTCGACAACGTCTACTACCGCAACTCCGACGCGGCGATCCGCGAGTACCAGGCGCTCGAACTGCAGGGCAACTACCGCCTGCGCGCGAACTGGACGGTGGCCGGTCATTGGACGCGGCAGCTGAAGAACGAGGGGAACTTCGAGGGCGAAGCCGCCAACCAGCCCGGCGCGGCGTCGGTGCTCGGCGACTATCCCCAGATTCTCGTGGAAGGCCGCAACTTCCCGACGGGCCGCCTCGATGACTACCAGGGGCACAAAGTGCGTGTGTGGTCGAACTACCAGCTTGGCCTGGGCCGCTTCGGCAGCGTCGACATCACGCCGCTGTGGCGCTACAACTCGGCCCTGACCTACAGCCTGGCGGCTGCCAGCGTGCCGCTCAGCGCCATTCAACGCTCGCGCAACCCCGGCTACGCCCGCCTGCCGGGATCGGGCGCCAACGGCTCGCAGACGCTCTTCTTCGGTGGCCGCGGCAGCCAGGATTTTGCCGGCTTCGGCCTGGTCGACCTCGGTGTGACTTACCAGGTGCCGGTGTGGAAGACGCTGCGCCCGTGGCTGAAGCTCGAGGTGCTCAACGCCCTCAACAACGACAAGCTGATCGGTTGGGACACCACGGTCACGGCCGACGCGTCGAGCGCGCTTGACGCCGACGGCCTGCCCACCGGCTATCGCCCTGGCGCGCGGTTCGGCCAGGGCACGTCCACGGCGCACTACCCGCGGCCGCGGCCGGGCATGACCGGCGGGCGCACGTTCCTCGGCGCGTTCGGCCTGCGCTTCTGA
- a CDS encoding DUF1572 family protein — MPTDSPILTAVLDEFQKIKKLADKTIAQLSDEQLHQTIDQESNSVAVIMRHMAGNMRSRWVDFLTTDGEKPDRMRDREFEVPTQTRAELLAEWEHGWQCVFNALTPLTDADLQRTVIIRGEPHSVYKATSRQVAHYAGHTYQILFLAKHLLGTAWKTMSIPRGQSEEFNRRMLAQLRSEQ, encoded by the coding sequence ATGCCCACAGACTCACCCATCCTGACCGCGGTCCTCGACGAGTTCCAGAAGATCAAGAAGCTGGCCGACAAGACCATCGCGCAGCTGTCGGACGAGCAGCTGCACCAGACCATCGACCAGGAATCAAACAGCGTCGCCGTGATCATGCGGCACATGGCCGGCAACATGCGGTCGCGCTGGGTCGACTTCCTGACCACCGACGGCGAGAAGCCGGACCGGATGCGCGATCGGGAGTTCGAGGTGCCGACGCAAACTCGCGCCGAGCTCCTGGCCGAATGGGAACACGGCTGGCAGTGCGTCTTCAACGCGCTGACGCCGCTGACCGATGCCGACCTGCAACGCACCGTGATCATTCGCGGCGAGCCGCATTCGGTATACAAAGCCACGAGCCGGCAGGTCGCGCACTACGCAGGGCACACCTACCAGATCCTGTTCCTGGCCAAGCACCTGTTGGGCACGGCGTGGAAGACCATGTCGATTCCGCGCGGCCAGTCGGAGGAGTTCAACCGCCGCATGCTCGCTCAACTCCGTTCAGAACAGTGA
- a CDS encoding SprT family zinc-dependent metalloprotease produces the protein MQLDLPLRVAPTVFVRHQWARRYILRVLDDGTLRVTLPRWGSKREALAFVETSQPWIERQRATRAARPAVVHPDEPALRRRALRELPPALRRLAEAHGLTVTRISIRNQRSRWGACSAAGAITLNWRLILVPAFVCEYVMLHELMHRRELNHSPRFWRHVRAVCPRHQEARQWLLTEGQRLFTGAPVSGGCEEM, from the coding sequence ATGCAGCTCGATTTGCCCCTCCGCGTCGCCCCGACGGTTTTCGTCCGTCACCAGTGGGCACGTCGTTACATTCTCCGCGTCCTGGACGATGGGACGTTGCGGGTGACGCTGCCGCGTTGGGGATCGAAACGCGAGGCCCTGGCGTTTGTCGAGACGAGCCAGCCCTGGATCGAGCGGCAGCGCGCCACGCGCGCGGCCCGGCCGGCCGTGGTGCACCCCGACGAACCGGCCTTGCGCCGGCGCGCGCTGCGTGAATTGCCGCCGGCGTTGCGGCGGCTAGCCGAGGCGCACGGCCTCACCGTCACGCGCATCTCCATCCGCAACCAGCGATCGCGGTGGGGCGCCTGCTCGGCCGCCGGCGCCATAACCCTGAACTGGCGGTTGATCCTGGTGCCGGCGTTCGTGTGCGAGTACGTGATGCTGCACGAGTTGATGCACCGGCGCGAGCTGAACCACTCGCCCCGTTTCTGGCGGCACGTGCGCGCGGTGTGCCCCAGGCACCAGGAGGCGCGCCAGTGGTTGTTGACCGAGGG
- the ispG gene encoding flavodoxin-dependent (E)-4-hydroxy-3-methylbut-2-enyl-diphosphate synthase, whose protein sequence is MLSIDKRHRTVGVKVGHVMVGGGAPVVVQSMTMTDTADARGTAQQCIELWQAGSEMVRVTVNVNEAAAAVPEIKQRMLDAGCTAPLIGDFHYNGHLLLTRYPEAARALDKYRINPGNVGTGKRRDEQFATICQVAIDHGKPVRIGVNGGSLNQELVMAKMQENTDRNLGKESDDIISECMVLSAVQSTELALETGLRADQIIISCKLSRPRHLIEVYRALAKQTTQPLHLGLTEAGMGTKGLVWSSAAMGVLLAEGIGDTIRVSLTPKPGGDRREEVYAACELLQSLGIRTFAPSVTACPGCGRTTSSTFQELAEAVQGYIREQMPAWKQTYEGVESLTLAVMGCVVNGPGESKAANIGISLPGTGEAPHCPVFIDGVHATTLKGTYEELALAFQHLLDDYVERKYPKRRAN, encoded by the coding sequence ATGTTGAGTATCGACAAGCGGCATCGCACGGTCGGCGTGAAAGTCGGCCACGTCATGGTGGGTGGCGGCGCCCCCGTGGTCGTGCAGTCGATGACCATGACCGACACCGCCGATGCCAGGGGCACGGCGCAGCAGTGCATTGAGTTGTGGCAGGCCGGGTCGGAGATGGTCCGGGTCACCGTAAATGTGAACGAGGCCGCGGCCGCGGTGCCCGAGATCAAGCAGCGCATGCTCGATGCGGGTTGCACCGCGCCGCTGATCGGCGATTTCCACTATAACGGCCACCTGCTGCTCACCCGCTACCCGGAGGCGGCGCGCGCGCTCGACAAGTACCGCATCAACCCCGGCAACGTCGGCACCGGCAAGCGCCGCGACGAGCAGTTCGCGACCATCTGCCAGGTCGCGATCGACCACGGCAAGCCGGTCCGCATTGGCGTCAACGGCGGCTCCCTCAACCAGGAGCTGGTCATGGCGAAAATGCAGGAGAACACCGACCGCAACCTGGGCAAGGAATCCGACGACATCATCAGCGAGTGCATGGTGCTGTCGGCGGTACAGTCGACCGAGCTCGCGCTCGAGACCGGCCTGCGCGCGGATCAGATCATCATCTCCTGCAAGCTGTCGCGGCCCCGCCACCTGATCGAGGTGTATCGCGCGCTCGCGAAGCAGACGACGCAGCCGCTGCACCTGGGACTGACCGAAGCCGGCATGGGCACCAAGGGCCTGGTGTGGTCGTCGGCGGCCATGGGCGTGCTGCTGGCCGAAGGCATTGGCGACACGATCCGCGTGTCGTTGACGCCGAAGCCCGGCGGCGACCGGCGCGAAGAAGTGTATGCGGCCTGCGAGCTGCTGCAGTCGCTCGGCATCAGGACGTTTGCGCCAAGCGTCACCGCCTGTCCCGGCTGCGGCCGGACTACCAGCTCGACGTTCCAGGAATTGGCGGAAGCCGTTCAGGGCTACATCCGCGAGCAGATGCCGGCGTGGAAACAAACGTATGAGGGCGTGGAGTCGTTGACGCTGGCCGTGATGGGCTGCGTCGTGAACGGCCCCGGCGAATCGAAGGCCGCCAACATCGGCATTTCGCTGCCGGGCACCGGCGAAGCGCCGCACTGCCCCGTGTTCATCGACGGCGTGCACGCCACCACCCTCAAGGGCACTTACGAGGAACTCGCGCTCGCCTTTCAGCACTTGCTGGACGACTACGTCGAGCGCAAGTACCCGAAGAGAAGAGCAAATTGA
- a CDS encoding acyloxyacyl hydrolase produces MGLAALLVLQLAAAPVATCLQPGRSGETRSEWIVSAGAARSVALFQSAGQRSYGVQTVSWGRSLTRPHGPGWLRGCFAWAAEATPLYVQFEPAGVYGAGFAPVVWRWNFLPLRTWSVFAELAMGGLWTTEPVPEDTQSVNFTAHWGGGVRWHTSPRDSVVVSYRFQHFSNGNQLSSNPGVNSHVVLAGWSRRSSQ; encoded by the coding sequence ATGGGGCTGGCGGCGCTGCTGGTCCTGCAGTTGGCGGCGGCGCCGGTGGCCACGTGCCTGCAGCCGGGCCGGAGCGGAGAGACGCGATCCGAATGGATAGTGTCGGCCGGAGCTGCGCGCAGCGTCGCGCTGTTTCAGTCCGCGGGGCAACGTTCGTACGGTGTGCAAACGGTGTCGTGGGGACGGTCGTTGACCCGGCCCCATGGCCCCGGCTGGCTGCGTGGCTGCTTTGCGTGGGCGGCCGAGGCCACGCCGCTCTATGTCCAGTTCGAGCCGGCGGGCGTCTACGGCGCGGGCTTCGCGCCCGTGGTGTGGCGCTGGAACTTTCTGCCGCTGCGCACGTGGTCGGTGTTCGCCGAGCTCGCGATGGGTGGGTTGTGGACCACCGAGCCCGTGCCGGAGGACACCCAGTCGGTGAACTTCACCGCGCACTGGGGTGGCGGCGTCCGGTGGCACACCTCGCCGCGCGACAGCGTCGTCGTCTCCTACCGGTTCCAGCATTTCTCGAACGGCAACCAGTTGTCGTCAAATCCCGGCGTCAACAGCCACGTGGTGCTGGCCGGCTGGTCGCGCCGATCGTCGCAGTGA